The Labrus mixtus unplaced genomic scaffold, fLabMix1.1 SCAFFOLD_146, whole genome shotgun sequence genome contains a region encoding:
- the npy8ar gene encoding neuropeptide Y receptor Y8a translates to MSNDSSLLSVWEASDWVDTSQCPPSVGGATFLIVAYSAVIAIGLLGNAGLVFIIARQQELRNVTNILIANLSCSDILMCVVCLPVTVIYTLMDRWVLGEALCKVTPFVQCMSVTVSVFSLVLIALERHQLILHPTGWSPAAGHSYLAVGLTWLVACFISLPFLSFNILTNDPFQNISLPANPFRDHLICMELWPSDKHRLAYTTSLLLFQYCLPLLLVLLCYLRIFLRLRRRRDIVERSRRTRGAQRINIMLVAIVVAFALCWLPLNVFNTLFDWHHQVLPDCQHDAIFSACHLTAMASTCINPVVYGFLNSNFQRELKTTLQRCQCGNRAAESYESFPLSTVGSEGITKATSLNRMGSVSPRFEISSAMPAKTIPAIT, encoded by the exons atGTCCAACGACAGCAGCCTCCTCAGTGTgtgggaggcgtctgattgggtAGACACCTCCCAGTGCCCTCCCTCTGTAGGCGGGGCGACCTTCCTGATTGTAGCATACAGCGCCGTCATTGCCATCGGGTTGCTGGGCAATGCAGGCCTGGTGTTCATCATTGCCAGGCAACAGGAGTTGCGCAATGTCACCAACATCCTGATCGCCAACCTGTCATGCTCCGACATCCTGATGTGTGTGGTCTGTCTGCCGGTGACCGTCATCTACACGTTGATGGACCGCTGGGTGCTGGGAGAGGCCCTGTGCAAG GTGACTCCCTTCGTTCAGTGCATGTCAGTGACAGTCTCCGTCTTCTCCTTGGTGCTGATCGCGTTGGAGCGTCACCAGCTGATCCTCCATCCCACCGGCTGGTCCCCCGCCGCCGGACACTCCTACCTAGCCGTGGGGCTAACGTGGTTGGTCGCCTGCTTCATCTCTCTGCCCTTCCTCTCCTTCAACATCCTCACCAACGACCCCTTTCAGAACATCAGCCTGCCTGCAAACCCCTTCAG aGATCATCTGATTTGTATGGAGCTGTGGCCGTCAGATAAACATCGTCTCGCctacaccacgtcgctgctgctcTTCCAGTACTGCCTGCCTCTCCTGCTGGTGCTGCTCTGCTACCTCAGGATCTTCCTCCGCCTGAGACGACGCAG GGACATAGTGGAGCGAAGCCGGAGGACGCGAGGTGCCCAGAGGATTAACATCATGCTGGTAGCCATCGTCGTAGCCTTCGCGCTGTGCTGGCTGCCGCTCAACGTCTTCAACACACTGTTTGACTGGCACCACCAGGTCCTGCCTGACTGCCAGCACGACGCCATCTTCTCTGCCTGTCATTTAACGGCGATGGCCTCCACCTGCATTAACCCCGTGGTGTACGGCTTCCTCAACAGCAACTTCCAGAGGGAGCTGAAGACCACGTTGCAGCGCTGCCAGTGTGGAAACCGGGCAGCGGAGAGTTACGAGAGCTTTCCTCTGTCCACCGTGGGCAGCGAAGGCATCACGAAAGCGACCTCCCTCAACAGGATGGGGTCAGTTTCGCCCAGATTTGAGATCAGCTCAGCAATGCCAGCGAAAACAATCCCAGCTATCACCTAA